One Primulina huaijiensis isolate GDHJ02 chromosome 8, ASM1229523v2, whole genome shotgun sequence genomic region harbors:
- the LOC140982875 gene encoding uncharacterized protein, with amino-acid sequence MNCLIWNIRGLRGSESQQRLHAFVKEKQIKVLAVLEPMIDLDQRYMTRRLGFSGVISNLSGHIWVFFAADVKVECVFDHAQFLHLRVSASFLPTEIFCSFVYASCDYVQRRDLWASLLLVKPVLGPWLVGGDFNVVRDASECLGSRGGRLLPMEEFNTFIIDSGMIDAGFEGSSFTWTNKTIWKRSIRVEHLARTVSDHCPLLITAPVFARGPSSFRFQRLWVRHHGFLQTVRLNWNLPCSLSGMPRLFAKMKRLKHHLRWWNRDVFGNIFDRLTEAERAVRSAEAVCEADPSDVNWTSLSDRNEDLARITAMEADFWKQKAACHWLEDGERNTRLFHNMVRKKRVSNKIFSIWENGDLLTGEPSALDCPDFSGFPSVISAVENEGIAAIPSLEEVRATVFSIHPDSVAGPDGFSSAFFQHCWEIVHQDVFGAVLDFFRGSTMPQGFTATTITLIPKIEGSRAWSDFRPISLCNVTNKIISKLLYSRLRDVVERLVSPNQSGFVPGRMISDNILLAQVSLTALLSPLVVVMSF; translated from the exons ATGAATTGTTTAATCTGGAATATCCGGGGACTTCGGGGTTCGGAGTCCCAGCAGAGGCTGCATGCCTTTGTGAAGGAGAAACAGATTAAGGTTTTGGCTGTTTTGGAGCCCATGATTGATCTGGATCAGAGATACATGACTCGCCGTTTGGGGTTTTCTGGAGTCATTTCTAATCTCTCCGGTCATATCTGGGTTTTTTTTGCTGCTGATGTGAAGGTGGAGTGTGTTTTTGATCATGCTCAGTTCCTCCATCTCCGTGTCTCTGCTTCTTTCTTGCCGACAGAGATATTTTGTTCTTTTGTCTATGCTAGTTGTGATTATGTTCAGCGTAGGGATCTTTGGGCTTCTTTGCTTTTGGTCAAGCCTGTTTTGGGTCCCTGGCTGGTTGGTGGCGACTTTAATGTCGTCAGGGATGCGTCTGAGTGCTTGGGCTCCCGTGGTGGTAGGTTGCTACCTATGGAGGAGTTCAACACTTTTATTATAGATTCTGGCATGATCGATGCTGGTTTTGAGGGGTCTTCGTTCACTTGGACGAATAAGACCATTTGGAAGCG CTCGATTCGGGTTGAACATCTCGCTCGTACTGTTTCGGATCACTGTCCGCTTTTGATTACCGCTCCTGTTTTTGCCCGTGGGCCGAGCTCGTTTCGCTTCCAGCGTCTGTGGGTTAGGCACCATGGTTTTTTGCAGACGGTGAGGCTTAATTGGAATCTGCCTTGCAGTCTGAGTGGCATGCCTCGGCTTTTTGCCAAGATGAAGCGGCTCAAGCATCACCTCCGGTGGTGGAATCGGGATGTTTTTGGTAACATCTTCGATAGACTCACTGAGGCTGAGAGGGCTGTTCGTTCAGCCGAAGCTGTCTGTGAGGCCGATCCTTCTGACGTGAATTGGACTTCCCTGTCCGATCGCAATGAGGATCTGGCCCGTATAACCGCCATGGAGGCGGATTTTTGGAAACAGAAAGCGGCTTGCCATTGGCTTGAGGATGGTGAGCGGAACACCAGACTCTTCCATAATATGGTGAGGAAAAAGCGTGTGTCGAATAAGATTTTCAGTATATGGGAGAATGGG GATCTTCTTACCGGGGAGCCCTCTGCGCTCGATTGCCCGGATTTTTCGGGTTTTCCCTCAGTTATCTCTGCTGTGGAGAATGAGGGTATTGCTGCGATTCCCTCTTTGGAGGAGGTCCGTGCGACCGTCTTCTCCATTCACCCCGATAGCGTTGCTGGCCCTGATGGCTTCTCTTCGGCGTTCTTTCAGCATTGCTGGGAGATTGTTCATCAGGATGTTTTTGGTGCTGTTCTTGATTTTTTCCGGGGTTCTACTATGCCTCAGGGTtttaccgccaccacgatcacTTTAATTCCCAAAATCGAGGGTTCACGCGCTTGGTCGGACTTCCGTCCGATCAGTCTGTGCAATGTCACGAACAAGATCATCTCGAAGCTGTTGTACTCTCGGTTGAGGGATGTGGTGGAGAGACTGGTTTCTCCGAATCAGAGTGGCTTCGTTCCTGGGCGAATGATATCTGATAATATTCTCCTTGCCCAGGTCTCACTCACAGCATTACTCTCCCCACTCGTGGTGGTAATGTCATTTTGA